The nucleotide sequence GGAATCCCCCGCCGTCCTCCCCGGGCGGCACCTCGCGGCTGCTGGTGCTCACCCGCAGCGTTCCCCCCGCAGGCATGGCGTCGCGCGCGTTGGCCGCCAGGTTCATCACCACCTGGTCGATCTGGCGCGGGTCTGCCACCACGTGCAGCGGCTGCCGCGACAGCTCCGCCTCTACCTTGATCGCCTGCCCGATCAGCCTTCCGGACAATTGAAGCGCGTCGCGGACGGCGGCGTTCAGCTCCACCCGCTGCGGCTGCACGGCGTTGATGCGGCTGAAGCCCAGCAGCCGCCGCGCCAGTGCGCTCGCGGCGTCGAGCGCGTGCAGGGCCTGGCCCAGGTCGCCGTGCGCGGGCGTGTTCCGCGAGAGCTGCTGCCGGGCCATGTCGGCGTTGCCGCGGGCCACCGTCAGCAGGTTGTTGAAGTCGTGGGTGATGCCGCTGGTCAGCCGGCCGATCACCTCCAGGCGGTCGGCGTGCTGCAGCTGCTGCTCCAGCTGGCGGTTCTGCGCCTGCAGCCGCCGCTGCAGAAAGTGCACGTCGAGCACGTTGCCCACGCGCAGCAGCGCCTCGTCCGGCTCGAAGGGCTTGGTGATGAAGTCGCGCGCGCCGCCCTGGAACGCGCGCCGCCGCGCCTCGGGCGTGGCGTCGCCGGTGAGCACCAGCACGGGCGGCATGCGGGTGCTGGGGAGCGCCGCGAGCTGCTCCAGCACCGCAAAGCCGTCCAGGTGCGGCATGTGAAGGTCCAGCAGCAGCAGGTCCGTCGCGCGCTCGGCCACCCGCGCGGCCACGGTGCGCGGGTCGGCCGTGGTTTCCACCGAACGGTACCCCGCGCTGGTGAGGATGCGCGAGAGCAGGTGCAGGTTGCCGGGCTCGTCGTCTACCACCAGCAGGCGAGCGTCGGGATGCGCGGCGGGCGGCAGGATCATAAAGGGTCCTTCGAATATGCGACGAGGTCCAGGCCTGATTCGGGAGCTCCCGGGGAGCGTCGTCCCGATGCCCGAAGCTCACGGGCCGTGCGAAGCGCTCAAAGTACCGGTGTTAGGCTGGAAAGGAAACGCCGTGACCGTAACAATGATGCGGATTGTGATCTGCTTGCGCCTGGAGCCCAGCAGCTGCGCCGGCAGCACGGTCGCACCTGGCCCGTTGTGAAGGCATGAAACGGACGCACGGCCAAGGCGGCGGGCGTCCGTTGTTGCGTTGGTTCCGCGTTGGATGGGTGCCGCGCGGCGCGCCAGAACTCGTGCGCCCCCCCGAGCACGGCACGCCCGGCTCACTCCTGCGATTCGCAGCCCACGCCGTCATCGTCGGCATCGAGCCGGTGCGGATCGGCGCCGGGCACGCTCACCGGGTGCCCCACGTCCGGGCAATCGAGATCATATCCGTTCCACGCCGGGTACGCCGCAAGCCCGTCGTCTGGCGAAGGAACATCAGCAACCAGAGCGGATGCTTCCTCATCAACGGGTTCCGGGACGGCTTCGTACGTGGTCACCGCTGCGGACGTAGGCCGAGGAGGGCTGGCAAGTAACGTATTCACCTCCGTATCGACAGCGATCTCCACCCGATCGGGGCCGCACGCAAGCAACGCACTACTCATCAGAAGCATTAGCACCGCAGCGTTTCGTCGCATCATAAACAACTCCCCATGTAAAGCTAAGGACAAATCAACAGCGGCGCGTCCGCCTCCCTCCTACTCTGCTGCCTCACACCGTTCCCGTCAACGGGCGAACGGTCCCGAAGGCTCGACTCCCGTGTGCAACCTACCTAGCGTGTCGCCCGCGGATGCCCCATTATTGATGCGGGAGCCAACTGTTCCCGCCACGCGTGGTACTTGAGTTACCGCGGGTGTCTACTGAAGAGAGGGACTGTCGCTCCAGCCGCACCCCACTTGGCCCCCGCGCTGATTCTACCCCGTGCACCATCCGCCATCGGATAACTCGCCCGAGCCACAGGTGCAGACCGTTGTAGCTGCGGTAATTCAGCGCGGAGATCGATTTCTGATATGCCGCCGCCCCGAAGGAAAGAACCACGGCGGACTGTGGGAATTCCCCGGGGGAAAAGTCGATGCCGGCGAGAGCTTGGAATTCGCTCTGAAACGCGAGCTTCACGAAGAGCTTGCCGTCGAGGCGACTCACGTCGGCGCGACAGTGTTTTCTGTTCGCGATCAGAAGAGCGGCTTTGAGATCTGTTTTATCCCGACCTCCGTCACGGGCGAGCCGATGGCTCTCGAACACAGCGAACTCACTTGGTCAACAACCCCTCAGCTCCTGTCGTACCCACTCGCACCGAGCGACAGGGCGTTTGCCACATTCCTGACTGGCGCTGAAGCATGATCACCTTCATCCCTGGCCAAGTCTATCATCGCATCAATGACATTCACGAGAAATACAATGGACAGCGACAAGGTGGAATCAGTACTCCATCTGACCACCCGGTGATTTTCTTGTTCACGGGAGAGCAGGGCACCCAGTACGGCTACACAGATGGATTCCACCACGACGGTACGTTTTGGTATACCGGCGAGGGGCAGGTGGGGGACATGGAAATAATTCGGGGGAATCTCTCAATCCGTGATCATCAGAGGAATGGCAAACGGCTACACTTGTTCCAGTACGTACGAAGAGGTGAGGTGCGGTACATTGGTCCGGCAAGGTATCAAGGGCACCACTTCGAGGTGGGGCCTGATCGTGACAAGCAACCCCGCAAGGTAATCGTGTTCGAGTTAGCACTGGATGCTCCAGAAGACGGAGCAGCCGACTTAGCGCCCGAGGATGCCGATCCGAGTGCGACCCGACTTGCTAAGCGACCTTTAGACGAGTTACGGCGCGCAGCCCTGCTGGCAAGCATGGCGGACACGCCCCCGTCCGTCCGGCAAGCAGTATCCTACTCGCGGAGCACGGTCGTGAAGGCTTACGTGCTACGCCGAGCTAACGGCATTTGCGAGGGCTGTCGAGCGCCCGCACCGTTTGAAGGTGTGAAGGGCGCGCCCTATCTGGAGCCCCATCACATTCGCAGGCGGGCCGACGATGGGCCGGATCACCCGAGGTGGGTGGTAGCGCTATGTCCGAACTGCCACGCCCGAGTACACCATGGAGTTGATGGACAGGAATACAACAAGTTCCTCGCAGGGAGCGTAGAGCATTTAGAGCACCTGTTCTCGCAATCTGCTGCGTAACCGGGGACGTCGCCTTGCCTAGCTCTGACAGCAACGGTACGTTCCAATTGTGGCATTACAGGTTTGATCGCTTCTAAACACGAAGGCCCGACATCACGATGAGCAGAACGCTAAAAGCTGATTTCTACCAGGTCGTCGACGCTAATGACCGACCCGCCCGGCTGGAGGAGGCGCTCCAAACCATCGCTGCTCTTCCGGAAGAGGAACGATATTTGATCGTGGGGAAAAATCCTGTTCGTTTGCACCATGCAAGCCGTAATGGTTTGCAATGGGAAGGGGAACTACTCCGGATTCGAATGGACGTGACTCCGCTTCGGGCAAACCTGATCGGTGGACTGAAGCCTTTCGAATTAGATGAGGACGAAGGACTTGGCGAGGAGACGGCGTTTCTGTTCGACGCTCGTACCCAAGTACTCGTTCTGCAGAGGAACCGGATTGGGGTCAGCGCCACCGCGGCGGCGTATTACTTTCAGAACCGCGCTGGATTGAACAACATACTCTTTCTCCGCCCAGTCCTTCGTCGCGATGCTGTGATGCGTCTGGACCGCTTGCGCCAGGTTCGAAAGCTCGACGTTCGGTTTGCAGGAGTTCGCAATCCGGAGGCTCTTCGGACGGACAGATCGGTGGCGGAAATGGTCGACGTACTTA is from Longimicrobium sp. and encodes:
- a CDS encoding sensor histidine kinase, translated to MILPPAAHPDARLLVVDDEPGNLHLLSRILTSAGYRSVETTADPRTVAARVAERATDLLLLDLHMPHLDGFAVLEQLAALPSTRMPPVLVLTGDATPEARRRAFQGGARDFITKPFEPDEALLRVGNVLDVHFLQRRLQAQNRQLEQQLQHADRLEVIGRLTSGITHDFNNLLTVARGNADMARQQLSRNTPAHGDLGQALHALDAASALARRLLGFSRINAVQPQRVELNAAVRDALQLSGRLIGQAIKVEAELSRQPLHVVADPRQIDQVVMNLAANARDAMPAGGTLRVSTSSREVPPGEDGGGFRIMPGSYAVMTIADTGEGIDPAARERIFDPFFTTKAEGKGTGLGLSIVYAIVKHASGYIWVDSEPGRGTVFTLYLPTTSDAEGGAATA
- a CDS encoding (deoxy)nucleoside triphosphate pyrophosphohydrolase, producing the protein MQTVVAAVIQRGDRFLICRRPEGKNHGGLWEFPGGKVDAGESLEFALKRELHEELAVEATHVGATVFSVRDQKSGFEICFIPTSVTGEPMALEHSELTWSTTPQLLSYPLAPSDRAFATFLTGAEA
- a CDS encoding HNH endonuclease; translated protein: MADTPPSVRQAVSYSRSTVVKAYVLRRANGICEGCRAPAPFEGVKGAPYLEPHHIRRRADDGPDHPRWVVALCPNCHARVHHGVDGQEYNKFLAGSVEHLEHLFSQSAA
- a CDS encoding DUF6731 family protein produces the protein MSRTLKADFYQVVDANDRPARLEEALQTIAALPEEERYLIVGKNPVRLHHASRNGLQWEGELLRIRMDVTPLRANLIGGLKPFELDEDEGLGEETAFLFDARTQVLVLQRNRIGVSATAAAYYFQNRAGLNNILFLRPVLRRDAVMRLDRLRQVRKLDVRFAGVRNPEALRTDRSVAEMVDVLTEFQAPSAAITLSMGHKKGSLNVDTVRRFVQKITGFSAENDQPVTKLEISGTAEDEQVDVFDLINYNLVEAVTVEPDAGRNVSYARRRAFLRTSWAENREWLDQMFLDNQANV